A section of the Rattus norvegicus strain BN/NHsdMcwi chromosome 15, GRCr8, whole genome shotgun sequence genome encodes:
- the Dhrs2 gene encoding dehydrogenase/reductase SDR family member 2, mitochondrial isoform X2, with protein sequence MARDGAHVVISSRKQENVKEAVDILKEEGLSVTGTVCHVGKAEDRQHLVTTALKHSGGIDFLVCVAGVNPLVGSTLAASEQIWDKILDVNVKSPALLLSQVLPHMENRGGGCVVLVSSAVAYLPVPRLGVYNTSKTALLGLCKSLAVELAPKGIRVNCLAPGIIKTDFSLREETMPNMLPELKKVFGVQRLGEPEECAGLVSFLCSSDGSYITGENIVVGGFSPKL encoded by the exons ATGGCCCGGGATGGGGCACATGTGGTCATCAGCAGCCGGAAGCAGGAGAACGTGAAGGAAGCAGTGGACATATTGAAGGAGGAGGGGCTGAGTGTGACTGGCACTGTGTGCCATGTGGGGAAGGCTGAGGACCGCCAGCACCTTGTGACCACA GCCCTGAAGCATTCTGGGGGCATTGACTTCCTTGTGTGTGTGGCAGGAGTCAATCCCCTGGTGGGAAGCACCCTCGCAGCCAGCGAACAGATCTGGGACAAG ATCCTGGATGTGAATGTGAAGTCCCCGGCCCTGTTGCTAAGCCAGGTTCTGCCCCACATGGAGAATAGAGG GGGAGGCTGCGTTGTTCTAGTGTCCTCCGCAGTGGCTTATCTACCAGTTCCA AGGCTGGGCGTCTACAACACCAGCAAGACGGCTCTACTGGGGCTCTGCAAGTCTCTGGCTGTGGAGCTCGCTCCAAAAGGCATCAGAGTGAACTGCCTAGCGCCAGGAATTATCAAGACTGACTTTAGCCTACGG GAGGAAACAATGCCGAACATGCTGCCTGAACTGAAAAAAGTCTTCGGAGTGCAGCG GTTAGGGGAGCCGGAAGAATGTGCCGGGCTTGTATCCTTCCTGTGCTCCTCAGACGGCAGCTACATCACTGGGGAGAACATCGTGGTGGGTGGCTTCTCCCCTAAACTTTGA
- the Dhrs2 gene encoding dehydrogenase/reductase SDR family member 2, mitochondrial isoform X1, translated as MGLSSMATIFRSIPRAFRGYLCAPVPLSARKFSQLTDENRTLAGKVAVVTGSTRGIGFAIARRMARDGAHVVISSRKQENVKEAVDILKEEGLSVTGTVCHVGKAEDRQHLVTTALKHSGGIDFLVCVAGVNPLVGSTLAASEQIWDKILDVNVKSPALLLSQVLPHMENRGGGCVVLVSSAVAYLPVPRLGVYNTSKTALLGLCKSLAVELAPKGIRVNCLAPGIIKTDFSLREETMPNMLPELKKVFGVQRLGEPEECAGLVSFLCSSDGSYITGENIVVGGFSPKL; from the exons ATGG GTCTTTCTTCAATGGCTACCATATTCAGGTCTATCCCACGGGCCTTTAGGGGATATCTCTGTGCACCAGTCCCTCTTTCAGCAAGAAAGTTCAGCCAATTAACAGATGAGAATCGTACCCTAGCTGGTAAAGTGGCTGTGGTCACTGGTTCCACAAGAGG GATTGGCTTTGCCATCGCCAGGCGTATGGCCCGGGATGGGGCACATGTGGTCATCAGCAGCCGGAAGCAGGAGAACGTGAAGGAAGCAGTGGACATATTGAAGGAGGAGGGGCTGAGTGTGACTGGCACTGTGTGCCATGTGGGGAAGGCTGAGGACCGCCAGCACCTTGTGACCACA GCCCTGAAGCATTCTGGGGGCATTGACTTCCTTGTGTGTGTGGCAGGAGTCAATCCCCTGGTGGGAAGCACCCTCGCAGCCAGCGAACAGATCTGGGACAAG ATCCTGGATGTGAATGTGAAGTCCCCGGCCCTGTTGCTAAGCCAGGTTCTGCCCCACATGGAGAATAGAGG GGGAGGCTGCGTTGTTCTAGTGTCCTCCGCAGTGGCTTATCTACCAGTTCCA AGGCTGGGCGTCTACAACACCAGCAAGACGGCTCTACTGGGGCTCTGCAAGTCTCTGGCTGTGGAGCTCGCTCCAAAAGGCATCAGAGTGAACTGCCTAGCGCCAGGAATTATCAAGACTGACTTTAGCCTACGG GAGGAAACAATGCCGAACATGCTGCCTGAACTGAAAAAAGTCTTCGGAGTGCAGCG GTTAGGGGAGCCGGAAGAATGTGCCGGGCTTGTATCCTTCCTGTGCTCCTCAGACGGCAGCTACATCACTGGGGAGAACATCGTGGTGGGTGGCTTCTCCCCTAAACTTTGA
- the Rbisl1 gene encoding ribosomal biogenesis factor-like yields MAKSKLKGQKSRNEFHIASHKTLKAKNKAKPVTTNLKKINIINPEKVNRMNRAFVNIQKELVNFSKSLPLKSVQKELKHHENEPANVDEAT; encoded by the coding sequence ATGGCCAAGAGCAAACTAAAAGGGCAGAAGTCCAGGAATGAATTTCATATAGCCAGCCACAAAACTTTGAAGGCTAAAAACAAGGCAAAACCAGTTACTACTAATCTTAAGAAGATAAACATTATAAATCCTGAAAAAGTCAACAGAATGAACAGAGCTTTTGTAAATATACAGAAAGAACTAGTAAACTTTTCAAAAAGCCTTCCTCTTAAGTCTGTGCAAAAAGAGCTGAAGCACCATGAAAATGAGCCAGCTAACGTTGACGAAGCGACATGA